One stretch of Deinococcus sp. LM3 DNA includes these proteins:
- a CDS encoding transposase, which translates to MVTARSVNQSDLCAHLPGASSLDAKKRRVERGCRDPQLTGPVFLAFLLALLPPGKLLLSMDRTTWERGESPLNLLVLGVVLHGYTVPLVWTALDHDGNSGTVRRIQLVSRLLKALPAGRWKGLVADREFIGGEWFRFLRRKGIKRAIRIRKNAVVDELRVDTWFGDLQVGEVRCLAERANVYGEVMQVVATRSPAGDLVAIATDFSVWDTCMLYRARWSVECTFASLKVRGFDVERTGITHPDRLERLFGLVVLAWISCLRVGVWLQAQVPVKVKANGR; encoded by the coding sequence ATGGTGACCGCGAGGAGCGTGAACCAGAGTGACCTGTGCGCCCACCTGCCTGGGGCAAGCTCCCTCGACGCGAAGAAACGCCGGGTGGAACGAGGGTGCCGGGATCCCCAGCTGACTGGACCGGTGTTCCTGGCCTTCCTGCTGGCCCTGCTGCCCCCTGGGAAACTGCTGCTCAGCATGGACCGGACGACCTGGGAGCGTGGCGAGTCGCCCCTGAACCTCCTGGTCCTCGGCGTCGTGTTGCACGGGTACACGGTGCCGCTCGTCTGGACCGCTCTCGATCACGACGGCAACAGCGGCACGGTCCGGCGCATCCAATTGGTCTCACGACTCCTGAAGGCCCTTCCAGCGGGCCGCTGGAAGGGCCTGGTCGCTGACCGGGAATTCATCGGCGGGGAGTGGTTCCGGTTCCTGAGACGCAAGGGCATCAAACGGGCCATCCGCATCCGGAAGAACGCTGTCGTGGACGAGCTGCGCGTGGACACGTGGTTTGGAGATCTGCAGGTCGGGGAGGTGCGGTGCCTCGCCGAGCGGGCCAACGTCTACGGTGAGGTGATGCAGGTCGTGGCCACCAGGTCCCCCGCGGGGGACCTGGTGGCCATTGCCACGGATTTCAGCGTGTGGGACACCTGCATGCTGTACCGGGCTCGCTGGTCGGTGGAGTGCACGTTCGCGAGCCTCAAGGTCCGCGGGTTCGATGTGGAGCGGACCGGCATCACCCACCCGGACCGGCTGGAACGTCTGTTCGGGCTGGTCGTCCTGGCCTGGATCAGCTGCCTCCGGGTCGGCGTGTGGCTCCAGGCGCAGGTTCCGGTCAAGGTGAAGGCTAATGGCCGCC
- a CDS encoding J domain-containing protein, producing the protein MKARTDEMDLSAPKGDRAKSWAEIYEQVTLAARQLQAQGVVWQPRTKDTAFTPVGDLWAARGDARALVGALQERTTPQAAASTPHEVLEVSPTATLEDIKAAYRRLAKQYHPDGSPAWGQSSGCWPNSG; encoded by the coding sequence GTGAAGGCCCGCACCGACGAGATGGACCTCAGTGCCCCGAAGGGGGACCGGGCCAAGAGCTGGGCGGAGATTTACGAGCAGGTCACCCTGGCTGCCCGGCAACTTCAGGCCCAGGGCGTGGTGTGGCAACCCCGCACGAAAGACACCGCCTTCACACCCGTGGGTGACCTCTGGGCCGCGCGGGGGGACGCCAGGGCGCTGGTGGGCGCCCTGCAGGAGCGCACCACACCTCAGGCCGCTGCGTCCACCCCACACGAGGTGCTGGAGGTGTCCCCAACCGCGACATTGGAGGACATCAAAGCGGCCTACCGCCGACTGGCCAAGCAGTATCACCCCGACGGGTCGCCAGCCTGGGGCCAGAGTTCCGGCTGCTGGCCGAACAGCGGATGA
- a CDS encoding transposase, translated as MKNRQFSEDQIIKLLQDAKKGEKPVEDLCRDFGCSPASFYAWKKKYGDTTVGEAKRLRQLEKENARLLKIVGQQRLEIDAMKDVIQKKR; from the coding sequence ATGAAAAACCGGCAGTTCAGCGAAGATCAGATCATCAAGCTGCTCCAGGACGCCAAAAAGGGTGAGAAGCCAGTCGAGGACCTGTGCCGTGACTTCGGCTGCAGTCCGGCGTCCTTTTACGCCTGGAAGAAGAAGTACGGCGACACCACTGTTGGCGAAGCCAAGCGGCTTCGCCAACTCGAGAAAGAGAACGCCCGCCTGCTGAAAATAGTCGGGCAGCAACGCCTGGAAATCGATGCGATGAAGGACGTGATCCAGAAAAAGCGGTGA
- a CDS encoding MOSC domain-containing protein yields MAGIQGHFPTSPVRQVLATDLHTLHQLGLEPGVLKEDLVLQDIDLHALASGSELVFGAVRLRLTVHCEPCKQVGTSVSTRTLMHRRGYLMQIMAPGPLTLGSPGHVRSDVYEEIPYRAVDRVAWYLRRLDGPIASTQLMEALGLPMGMCRALPRMLRHIDPTDAGKVTFKSAERRARAERLATQARGQI; encoded by the coding sequence TTGGCGGGCATCCAGGGCCATTTTCCGACGTCCCCTGTGCGGCAGGTGCTGGCCACAGACCTCCATACCCTCCATCAACTGGGATTGGAGCCTGGGGTTTTGAAAGAAGATCTGGTCCTCCAGGATATTGATCTTCACGCCCTCGCCTCTGGCAGTGAACTGGTCTTCGGCGCGGTGCGCTTGCGCCTGACGGTTCACTGCGAACCCTGCAAACAGGTGGGGACCTCCGTCTCCACGCGCACGTTGATGCACCGGCGTGGCTACCTCATGCAGATCATGGCACCGGGTCCGCTGACCCTGGGAAGCCCGGGTCACGTCCGGTCAGATGTGTATGAGGAGATCCCATACCGGGCGGTGGACCGGGTCGCGTGGTACTTGCGACGACTGGACGGTCCGATTGCCAGTACACAGCTCATGGAAGCGCTTGGATTGCCAATGGGCATGTGCCGTGCGCTGCCCCGAATGCTCCGGCACATTGACCCGACCGATGCCGGCAAAGTGACGTTTAAAAGCGCTGAGCGCCGTGCCCGTGCAGAGCGCCTGGCGACGCAGGCGAGAGGCCAGATATGA